The window ATTACTTACATAGATGAAGGACAGTATTGCAAAGCAAAGCCACGGCATGTGTATGTCTGACCACCTTAACCAGTACATGAACTGGGGCGGCGCCAGAACCACGGGCACAAGCCTGAAGGAGGAGACCGTGGGGAAGAAATCATGTACTGATCAACAAGCTAGTGACCTGCGACCGTTCTCAACCATGCAATAAAATGGATAGGTTGGCTTGCCAGCTTCCAAGACCTATCCAGTCCAGTATTTAAAAGtaggattgttttttaaaatattttttatttagaaatatattaaaataatatttttttatttttttaaaattatttttaacatcaacatatctgaaaacgtaaaaaaaatttaaaataaaataaaataaaataattgttttaaaaacattttaaaaacaaaacaagcaacTAATCACCACACTCGCCGGAGACAAAATGCATGCCTCAATGCTCAGTGTAGAAAGATGTGCTGGAGACAAATAGATGTCAGTGTGAGAAAAAGACAGAACCCATCTGTCCTTGCAGGCTCGGTACGCTGAATTGGGCCACTCCTAACGATCCAATTCATTAAAGACAAGCCGATAGACTAACTTGCCCACCTAAAAGGACAGTGATCAAATTGACTACAAGCAAGCATAGTGCTAGCCTCCTCAACCACGTgagttttaatgattttaatttgttattatttttttgataatgtgattttaatttatttagttattgcGTAAAAGGGACATTTTCATAATCTAATGCAAGTTCCATTAAGCctcttgattttaattattaattttattttttacattaatatcaaaagatttaaaaatacaaaaaataattaaaaaaaacatttgttttaaACAGTTTTACACAACAAAAACAAGGGtgataaaagaacaaataatgCAGATGATCTTGATCCATCTTCCACGAATCAATGTGTTGAGAGCAAGCAATACTTGGACCGAGGTGCAATCCAACTCACATGGTAACTCCTCTGCCATGACTTCTACAGCAATATTTTGCCATTCAATTTGTTCTTCTGCAACGAACTTGGAACGCAAAACCTCTTGTGAGAAGAGTCGTCAGTTGAGCTACAGACCTACAACTTATTATTGGCCGCCACTTAAATTTGTTCACAGGCTATATAGGAATCTTTTATCTTATTGAATAGGGTCAAgtattttgaataaaaggaaattaaaacgCATCAATCCTTCAAAACATAATTGCAGGAACTATAATTACGTACGGCCAATGAGGAGTTGAATCTATTACAAGAACCAGAACTTGTTGATCCGATGATCCAGACATTTCCTCCAAGACACCACTCTGGTTTTAGATGACCTCACAATCCCCAAAGCCCTCATGTCACGTTGTTATCACTGGAAATTTGGACTCCAAGAAACGCATACTTGAAGGCTTGCAGGGTTCCAGGCTACTACAGTACTACGTACGGCGTGATAAACAAATATCATCAATGGTGGCGTTGGATGTGTTGAGGGATGGTCAAATGAGGATCGCCTTGGGTTCTACAAGAGGTGCTGAGATTTACTTGGAGTTAGCTATGGCGACAAACTCCACTGCTAGAATGAAAGTCGTTTGCGCGCATACAGAGTCTTGGAAAATGAAAGGTATTAATATTATGTAACGTTACGTGATGATGTTGAAGCTCTTTTGCGTGTTCGAAATAAACTAACAAAAGCTTTTGACTCACTGATCTTTGCTACTTCTATATGTTCCAAGTCTTATATGTGTATGTTCCTTTTccatttaccttttttttttttttaacatctatATGCCTTTTTTTCCCAAAGGATGTAGTTTGAATAAAGtttgctaaaatttatttatagttttagtcaaaaagttgaaaaaaaaaacaagaagaaattttAGCCACCCTTCCAGTGCACTTCTCAGCCCTTTCAACCCACTTGCCAgtgaaaacacttttttttttttttttaataaaaaaaagcaactaAACCCACAAGTTGTCGTCAACACCAATCACAACAAATTCAACATAACCGATTcaacacaaattataatttcatatcaagtcatttcataaagaaagaaactcaattcttaaataaaacatttcatTACAATAAACAATCTCAATTTGTTTATATAATGTAATTGCATCAACAAATTAACCATGTCATTATGGTTCACGATgaacaactttatttttctctattgaAATGTCCAAACACTAAGCCTCTTCGATATTGTCAAGTAAAGAAAAACACGATAAGAACCAAGTATTGAATACATCAGACACAACATTATGAACTGTGATCGTGACTCTCTAACCctcacatattaaaaaattcccatgatatataacaaaaaaatatatcttcatttataatatataaataaaatttttattatatgttacaaaaaaaaaactaatccatactaatataatatatcttggTGTATGAGCTTCATAATTATTCGGATTACATGTCGGTTGATGCAAAAGATCACATAGACGTCTCGAAATATGCTTATAGTGTAATGAATCATCTTATTATGTTCATGTACCAAGAAATACAGAGATCTAACTTAATAGACAAATACtgctttataaatatataatctctcattgcatgtcaaatattgatatattttatatgaaccACTGACTAATCATTATTCCTTTAACCTAagttatatcaaaatcatcagaGATGTGTTAATGCAATCCAAACTATTACACTATCTAATCATAGCAATATTACAccttaataataacaaaataatccaAACTATTACACTATCTAATCATAGCAATATTACAccttaataataacaaaatagtGCGTTGCACTTTTAGCCGTAAATCATTGTGCATAACAAAGAAACTCTTATTATCAATTTATCGATGAACAATGTCCATATCACATATTaatgcataaataaatatattaaaaattaaaaatttcccATATATAATTGAGGAAGGAggtgaattatatttcatattttttctagcCTAAAAAAGCATAGAAAACAGTACTACATGTCAtcctcacttttatttatttattttttaaattaagaggCCTTGTTGCTAGCTAGGCCTATTATTAATGGTAAGGTGCACATGCCTAAACACACctgacctattttttttaagaaacaaatctaatattttttcatttttgtttttttattctttaatgcatttttgatctctcaatattttttttaaatacaatatcatcatttatcatcaatgatctatttttttatttcaattaaaataaaatttcatttttttaattttacttaaaaaaaattagacttgCGTTTGCTATCTCAGTCTCATGCTTctatcttgattatttttctcttttaaaaaaattaatttcacacAATTTTTTAGTGCATTTTATTATAAtacattaaatgaaaaataatacgatgataaaattattaaatttggtgGAGTGCATGATCGAGTCGTGAGTTTGACTAATTGACTCAATgtcactttgatttttttaattaaatattttttttatcaattttattttttataattgagttaATAAAAGACTGAGCTTTTCAATTTGTCTTTTATAGAATTATCCCTTGAGTTTTGCAAGTCAACTAAGGTTAATTTAGGTGAATCCgatatattattatcttaatattaaataaaaatattattcagtgCGTcattatctcaatttttttatataaaaaatctaatatacagtagattttgaattcataactaaaattttcttaaaaaaacatatttatgcAGCCTATACATTTAGTTTTTGGTATTCAACTTGTATCCCAGCGTCAATCAATGGTCTTGTATACAAATATAGCGTGTTAGAATATTGAGGACATGTCTCTTTCCAGAAAATAGTTTGTATTTCTTTATACTTTGCACATAATATAttgtgatatttattttaaatatatgtatagGCACCCACCATCACGAGACCTAAAGCATCTTTCTAAAGGTCAGATATGCGAGGACCAGGCAAAATAACATGAGATGGCCAGCATGTGATTCTAGCTGACAGTAGACGTCCTCTCCTGCCCTGCCCTCACTCGGACTTGTCAACTCAggtttttgtatgttttgagtGTGTGattatagatatttttaaaatattttaaaataatattttttattttttaaaaattattttttatataagtttaatatcaatatatttaaatgatctaaaaatattaaaaatattaatttaaaataaaaaatttcaatttttttaaaacgttttggaaactaaaaaacaaaccatcATTGAGTTCTCATGTTTCTGGGACAGTGaaatagaaaatttaattttggttgatTAGCAAGTTATGTTgaggatatttttattattgaattattaaataaaaattaatgttgagTAGATTAAAAATGGAATAACAACCAATATATTTctgtaattgttttaatattttagattagTTTTGAAAAGCTATATTAAAGCTCCTACTCGGCTAATCTGACAATAAAAGACAAACCTTATTGTATAAGATATTagaagaataatatttaatatgtcATCAAACTGtttgaatattattaattttaaatttaactccccctcccttttttttaatcaatttgagcactaaaatatttttaatttttaattaaccacttaaaaaaaggttaaactCTCTGTAAAACGATGTTATTTCTTacaagaaaatagtttttttttttttttgatgaagaTATTAAGATCCTGCACATCAGGACAACATTCTATTGGTAGTCGTTCTTCTAGCTTTTATATTGGCTGCCAGCCATAATAATTCCTAGTAGAGCATTTTCTCTGCCGTGCCAGAACTTGCTGTTAgcaaattgctttttaaaatagacAAAATATTCTTTGAACAAGGCATGACCGTCTTTGTCTCGACATGACAAGGATACGatgaaaaagagagagggaaaaGCAACCAGGAAAAAACATGAATCCTCTCTCTCGTGCTGGTTTGGAATTGAAAttcaatctgttttttttttttaatttgattttttaatatttttaattgttttcataagttaattttaaaaataaaaaatattatttttatatattttaaaaaacaatttataccGCAATTCCATGCAATTAAATCACATTTTGCATCGGTCAACACCTAACCACATCAGTAGTCAAATCGACCTCCTCAGGAAGATTCTAACAATCCCATCCATCCATTCATTCATCATCGCACCCCTGAACATTAATTATGacgtaagagagagagagattatttttgcgttttaatttgtttttttaaaatatattttattttaaatttttttatatgtattttggaCTGTTTTAAtattctgatatatatatatatataaattattttaatatattttcaattaaaaaacatttagcaacataataaaaaaaaacacttcaatttaaaattctaacTAACAACTCTTTCTTCAAATTCTTGATAGAGGAAtgagaatttaaaaatttatctgtAATTCATAACCCTTTCCATCTTTtatgtggattttttttcctttaactgtGAGGAACATCATGGGTAAGATTAAatctaattcttttatttagcgaataataaatcatttatattaaaatcatgagaTTTATAATTAAGAATATTGTTTCTTTCAATCCAAATAAGTTACCAAATAACATATTtctctaatatgttttttagtgtttgttcTTGTGTTacaatcttcttttttaaatgtttttaaaattatttttcaattaaaaaaacatttcatatttttttaaataattttgatgaataatatctaaaaaaatatatttttttaattaaaaaacacatttaaaaaaatcaatacaaaacaAATCACCAGCctcttgatattaaatttttagtcGCATCCTATGGTTTCTCGATATTGGGATTGGATAAATGAAGTGATTACAATCATACAATGAACGACTACAACTCAATAATGGCATTAGGCAGACAAAGAAGCTCGCCAGACACTTCCCTAGTAGGGTCAAAAGTTCCCTgctcttcttttgattttgtagGTTGACCTTAATAATAATCGGTGATTAATTCACCCTAATCATCATATCCGTCCAATGCTATCCATCTGATTAATACTGTAGAATTaacctgtttatttttttagtttaacgtaggtgttcgggtcagcttgcatgcacctcgactaatctcacgggccctgaagttaacgatcatgtaagtctttagtggccatcatatgagcaaccacatgaatcaaacatgaaatcaaaaaaaaaacaactctttTAATCCTAAACTCTTATTACTGGATCATCACATGTACATGTATAGTTAGAATTAATCCATTCTTCAATCAATAGAATcagaaacttatttttttgtcttatcgtgaaaaaaattgcaaaacccCCACAGCACAGCTGCGTAGAAGGAAATCTATGGGCTGCTCTCTAAATGGGAGAAATTAGGTTCCAAGTAAACAAAAAGTGTGAAAGTActtggctttttttttgtttgttttataagGGGAGAATTAAGAAGAAAGGCTGGAATTTCCACCGTATAGACTATAGTTTTGCCACTCCAATCGTTTGGCTACacaatgtttatttatttatttatttatttattatttcaaagcAGAATATATGTAGTGACTTTTGAAGGGATAACGTCTACAATTTAGAAAACGAGAGACATAAATTCTTGCTAGTATTATTTTATTGCAAGAAATTGAGAACAAAGCAACAGGAAGGGGATCTCCAAGAATGGCTGCCTTCCGATATAAGAAGGTTACATGCacctaaagaaaacaaaaaggtaagaaaagactaaaaaaatctaaaagaaaaaatagaaaaagaaacagtCCACCTTCCACGGTGGTTTCCTGGAGGGTGCTGGTCATGATATATATTACAAGTAGAAAGCCTCGATCCCCATTTAATAAGAAACCTCTTGGATTCCATAAATCTAGCTGAGCCAAAACATGGCAGCCAATTTACTGCAGCTTGATCCAGGCACAACAAGCAAGAACAGTTCTTCAAGCAACATCAAGTCTCCGAAGACAAAATGTCCTGCTCCATTTTTATCCAAGACTTATGACTTGATAGAAGAAGGTGGTGCAGATGGAGTTGTCGATCATCCTCATGGCAAGAGAATTGTTTCTTGGAATGCAGACGGAGATGGGTTTATAGTATGGTCTCCAGCTGAGTTCTCAGAGCTCACTTTACCCAGATTCTTCAAGCACAACAACTTCTCCAGCTTCATTCGTCAGCTTAACACCTATGTGAGTTATCGTTATATACATGCTTTCATCTTTTAAACATTCGATGCTACCTTTATCATCAAATGCCGAAAGCTCTCCTGTTGTTtcgattatttatttatggttcACTAAATAATATACTTGGAAACATTCCTTTAAACACAAGATAACAGGAAATTAATTAGTAGAATATACTATTTATCTCCTTCTTCTGCATGATCTAATCCGAGttaagaattgtttgatgaagAATATAAATTCCCATGATCAGAGGTGATATAGATTGTTCATCTTTGACTGCTTAAGGAATATTGAGTTCTCAAGGTATACGGTAAAAAATGGACTCCCGCGTACGAAATTTACTATTGTTGTCTAACTATATGATATATATGGAGCATGCACTGTTTTATCATGTGGGCGTGGGTGAGCTACAATTTATTCAAGAATGTTTTGATATGGATGAATATATCTTGATTCCTTCCATACTTCAGTCATGGTgaagaaaatgtattaaaaaaagaaatactgAGTCAAAACCTGCGATATTCTGATCCACAAGTGTCAAAATAATCACACGGCGTATCGCCTTAAGCGATGACTTTTTCAGAGATCGAGCAAACCTGGACTTCAATTCATGCAAGCAAGCACCACAAGCTGCTATCATACTGTTTTTATAATCCATGTATGAGGCAAAACCTTTCAAATCTTCCAAAATTCTTGATCTTGATGACAACGATGGTTTTTATTACTAGGCAATTAGTAGAGTGGCAATTAAGTTTTTGTTGAGTTTTTAATCTGTCGAGGATAGGAAATGTTAGAATTTCGGATAAAGCAAGATAATGTCAAGATCACAAAGTGTATCAATGACTgatccctctccctctccctctccctctcaaaCAAGCTACTGTGGATTCACATGGATTGCGTTAGGTTAACATCTTaggataaaaaatacataaaaaacatatttaagtaCGAATTGGATGAAGACAAagatatgaaaatgaaattatttatgtGATAGTTTTGGAATATATAGGATGTATTCTCCCTATTCCAACGTCTCTTCCATCAATTGACAGTAACTAGACATTACCAGCTTGCTGTTTGGAGTTGGTGATATAATTGCATCTTGTGCGCATATACAAAGTTACGCTCAAGTCTCATTGTTTTTCGATTTTTTATAgtgaatctaaaaatataatttaaaaggcAGGGATTCAAGAAAACATCATCGAAGCAATGGGAATTCAAGCATGAGAAGTTCTTGAGAGGGAGGAGGCACATGCTGGTTGAGATCACTCGAAAGAAATGCGAGCCCAGCACGTTTCCAGCATATTTGGAGGCTTCTAATCGAGAGAGTGCAACGCTTGCCACGGAAGAAAGTAATCGTTTGATACTCATGGAGGAGAACAGAAACcttagaagagagaaaatggaACTAGAAATCCAAATAGCCCAATTCAAAGCTCTAGAAATGAAGTTATTGGATTGCCTTACTCAAGACATGGGAAGCCACCAGAACAAAACTAGGAGGCTATGCTAAGGTCATATATTTAGCCATGGCCTTCGTGGGTCTCTTCTGATCATAAGCTCCTTCCTTAATGTGTAGctaaattattgataattaaaagcaaagagagagaaaaaaacaaatatttgtgtttatggtggattttttttaaaatgcttttgtctggttctgttttgtttttttgacaaCTTTTCTAATTTATACTCAAACTGTCTTTccttaattaagttaatttgtaaccattaattaataatgagAGCACCTAAATATATTCAACTTATCTTACGAATTACAAAATTAAGTAAATTTGATAGGATGATTTTACAaggtatttttaaaagcatatttAAACTTAGTAACAGTTTGATATtttacttgcatttgagagtgTTTaccttgaaaaaacaattaatagttttttagtatttttttaataattttaatatgctgatataaaaaaaactaaaaaaaatattattttgatatatttataaataaaaattacttttaaaaaataccctacatcacaataccaaatacatATAAAAGCCCTGACACAAGATACAAAGCGAAAGCAAGTGCCTACACATGCAAAGCCAGACATTACTTTTAttgtcaaattataattatctatattaagaaaattattaaaaaagagaaaaaaaacaataacaaatgaTATAATATAATACTGTATAAATATTGCAACACTAAATTTTTgcaacattaaaagaaactaaaaaagataGTTGTTTTACTATGCAATTTTTACTATAGTTACAGACTCAATGACAGTATTGATTGAaatggtaaaataataattttgcttTTGTTAACATTGCATAAATGGCCTTTGAATATGGGGTATACTAGtatttatgttgtttattgaataataaaataactaatataccCTCAAAGTCAAAAACATATGCATTGGCGAGCACGTAgggttagtttttattttttcattttattaacaCAGTTAAATTACCAAAAAGCCCTTGAATTAAAATTCTCTTTGCCTTGGGTTGAAGGATGTTTTTATCGTTTCACTTTGGGTTTTTTGTAGTTATCAAGTATGGCCAGGGATGGTTTgatattttacataaataaatatttttaaatttgaaaagggCAGCTTTGTGTGGGGCTGACACGGATGCGCACGGGTTCTCTCGTAGTTTTTGTACAATGCTATTCGGCGACCAAACTATGGTTTCCATGACAGTTTATTTTATTCCttccttttttcctctcttcgttttttttttagagccAACCCTCCTATATTTTAAAGTAgctctttgattattttttttatttgacctttaatttttttattgttattttttttattttagattatctatacaattatatttttttttcaatttaatccttatttggttttttcagcTTTCAGATTTGgtctaaattattttgattttgattttttaaaaaactattctcttaattgaattatcttttcaattgcatccctcaatattttatatcattctctttattggatattttttttcaattaaatcctttaatattttatttcactcccttaatagaattattttttcaattgtatccctcaatattttagttcattttattttatgtcaaattcagtccttatttttttattgttatttttttatttttaatccttttttattggaatgtttttatttatttattttatccctCATCATTTTATTGATAGGGATTTTGTTAACTTTTCAGGTCACAAGTTAATTTGAAAGATTGGATtggcttagattttttttttcaggtatcGATTCTTGCTAGTACcatccttttaaatttattaaaatattaagatgttgctagcatgtcttttttttaaaaaaaaaattgagactcAAATTATAGATCTGACTAAGTCtaataagttgtttttataatttaaaaagaagcAATAACAGTAAATggactaaatttttataaaaaatttatcataatgACTTGCACAAAAAGAATACCTAT of the Populus nigra chromosome 7, ddPopNigr1.1, whole genome shotgun sequence genome contains:
- the LOC133698311 gene encoding heat stress transcription factor A-5-like translates to MAANLLQLDPGTTSKNSSSSNIKSPKTKCPAPFLSKTYDLIEEGGADGVVDHPHGKRIVSWNADGDGFIVWSPAEFSELTLPRFFKHNNFSSFIRQLNTYGFKKTSSKQWEFKHEKFLRGRRHMLVEITRKKCEPSTFPAYLEASNRESATLATEESNRLILMEENRNLRREKMELEIQIAQFKALEMKLLDCLTQDMGSHQNKTRRLC